A window from Candidatus Dadabacteria bacterium encodes these proteins:
- the atpH gene encoding ATP synthase F1 subunit delta, with protein sequence MATVATLRDLVSALVDSAADQSELSGVRANMGSFFERVADSGELRDVLLSTVFSIEEKKAVLGDFLEAVSSLEITRRFFLLVLEMGKVSALLGSREAVLARLDEAVGKVTAEITSARDLSQNDVERLSAALRAATGKTVEVSLKVDPSMIGGIKAQVGDKVYDNSVRTQLERIRGVLSPS encoded by the coding sequence ATGGCAACAGTTGCGACACTGAGAGATCTCGTCTCGGCGCTTGTGGATTCCGCGGCGGATCAAAGCGAACTTTCGGGTGTAAGAGCCAATATGGGGAGTTTCTTTGAGCGGGTCGCCGATTCGGGCGAGCTTCGAGATGTTCTTTTAAGCACGGTGTTTTCGATAGAGGAGAAAAAGGCGGTCTTGGGGGATTTCCTCGAGGCGGTGTCTTCTCTTGAGATTACGAGAAGATTTTTTCTGCTGGTTTTGGAGATGGGAAAAGTCTCGGCGCTTCTCGGCTCAAGGGAAGCCGTGCTCGCGAGACTTGACGAAGCGGTTGGAAAAGTAACGGCCGAAATTACCTCGGCCAGAGATCTTAGTCAAAACGACGTCGAGAGACTCAGTGCGGCGCTTCGTGCGGCGACCGGAAAAACGGTTGAGGTGTCGCTTAAGGTTGATCCTTCCATGATAGGCGGAATAAAAGCCCAGGTGGGTGACAAGGTTTACGATAACAGCGTCAGGACGCAGCTTGAGAGAATAAGAGGCGTTCTTTCTCCGTCCTGA
- a CDS encoding ATP synthase F0 subunit B, giving the protein MDSHFNWAFVIKHALNLGLLMALIIYLIRKPFLSFLKNRKERLRSEVDRAAAAAEQAEITLEEYSAKLDAVASEIAALQENIRKQGENERDELVSAAEKSCEMIKKEVEDTIRLETTKAVSEIQSEVVDSALALAEKMIKERVDTDFTTDSVDDFVKMIEEGKWQQLRH; this is encoded by the coding sequence TTGGATAGCCATTTCAACTGGGCGTTCGTAATAAAACATGCCCTTAACCTGGGTCTTCTTATGGCCCTTATCATATATCTTATCAGAAAGCCTTTTCTGTCTTTTCTGAAAAACAGGAAGGAAAGACTCCGCTCGGAGGTGGACCGTGCTGCTGCTGCTGCCGAGCAGGCCGAAATAACGCTTGAGGAATACTCGGCGAAACTTGACGCGGTCGCCTCGGAGATAGCAGCTCTTCAGGAAAATATAAGAAAACAGGGTGAAAATGAGAGGGATGAGCTTGTCTCCGCGGCGGAGAAAAGCTGCGAGATGATAAAAAAAGAGGTTGAGGACACGATTCGTCTTGAGACCACAAAGGCGGTCTCCGAGATACAGTCCGAAGTGGTCGACTCGGCGCTTGCGCTTGCCGAAAAGATGATAAAGGAGCGGGTGGACACGGATTTTACGACCGATTCGGTCGACGATTTTGTAAAAATGATTGAGGAAGGAAAATGGCAACAGTTGCGACACTGA
- the gshA gene encoding glutamate--cysteine ligase — MLIEQLERNIASKRGEISRWIEFHCEKVMVPLYSSVDLRFSEHKIAPIDTNVFPAGFNNLSAGFRKNAGKLFREYLFSKYPSAEKILLVPELNTKNAYYWENVWVIKSVLEDQGYEVCVGIANEEFRRETVSFSSASGQVIEAKRVFQEEGSAMIDGFVPDIIMINNDFSEKCPKTLHNLRQPVLPPVEIGWHARKKDVHFEFYNRLCSELAEILEVDPWVMSVETVLESGVDFDFPEDRERVSQKAGEILSIVKDEYSKRGIDYEPSLFVKSNSGTYGMAVASVSDPQSILGMNSRDRKRMRVSKGGVPVRDVVIQEGVPTSLRVGDGLVGEPVVYLVESQVAGMFYRVNPLRGELENLNSKGMEFLPCEDSFANGIPSAFDLVSKVATIAAGYEIEKVLRDVDC; from the coding sequence ATGCTTATAGAGCAGCTTGAAAGAAATATCGCTAGCAAACGCGGGGAGATTTCCCGCTGGATAGAGTTTCATTGCGAGAAGGTGATGGTACCGCTTTACAGCTCCGTTGACCTGCGTTTCTCCGAGCATAAGATTGCCCCTATAGACACCAACGTTTTTCCCGCAGGCTTCAACAACCTTTCTGCGGGATTCAGGAAAAACGCAGGGAAGCTTTTCAGGGAATATCTTTTTTCCAAGTACCCGAGTGCTGAAAAAATCCTTTTGGTTCCCGAGCTCAACACCAAAAACGCCTACTACTGGGAAAATGTCTGGGTAATAAAGTCCGTTTTGGAGGACCAGGGCTACGAGGTGTGCGTCGGCATTGCGAACGAGGAATTTCGAAGGGAGACTGTCTCGTTCAGTTCGGCAAGCGGTCAGGTAATCGAGGCGAAGCGGGTTTTTCAGGAGGAAGGCTCGGCGATGATAGACGGATTCGTGCCCGATATCATAATGATAAACAACGATTTTTCGGAGAAGTGTCCGAAAACCCTGCACAATTTGCGCCAGCCCGTCTTGCCGCCCGTTGAAATAGGATGGCATGCGAGAAAAAAGGACGTGCATTTTGAGTTTTATAATCGTCTCTGTAGCGAACTTGCCGAGATACTGGAGGTGGATCCCTGGGTGATGTCGGTTGAAACCGTCTTGGAAAGCGGGGTAGATTTCGATTTTCCCGAGGACAGGGAGCGGGTTTCCCAAAAAGCCGGAGAAATTCTTTCAATAGTTAAAGACGAGTATTCGAAAAGAGGCATAGACTACGAGCCCTCGCTTTTCGTTAAAAGCAATTCTGGGACCTACGGCATGGCCGTTGCTAGCGTCAGCGACCCGCAAAGCATATTAGGGATGAACTCGCGCGACAGGAAGAGAATGCGGGTTTCAAAAGGGGGAGTGCCTGTTCGGGACGTGGTCATACAGGAGGGTGTGCCGACATCGCTTCGCGTCGGGGACGGTCTTGTCGGCGAGCCCGTCGTTTACCTTGTCGAATCCCAGGTGGCGGGGATGTTCTACAGGGTTAACCCTCTTCGGGGCGAACTTGAGAACCTTAATTCAAAGGGGATGGAGTTTCTGCCGTGTGAAGACTCTTTCGCAAACGGGATTCCATCGGCGTTTGATCTTGTTTCCAAGGTTGCAACCATCGCCGCGGGTTACGAGATAGAAAAGGTGCTAAGAGACGTGGATTGCTGA
- a CDS encoding cation:proton antiporter: MEYVQHLSVENFILYLLIILVFAKAFGRLAEKIGQPSVLGELLAGVVLSASVLALIPSTEGMVGYDVFHLLAEIGVILLLFEIGLETRIADLIKVGPVSALVAIVGVVLPFVLGYFCVIYFQKFAILNLEAGMVGLVAIVMGATLTATSVGITARVLADLDQLQTKEARIVLTAAIIDDVIGLIILGVVSGIVSSFQSGGGTEQLTLSSISFITAKAFGFLAVSILLGRIIAPRIFEFFARIDKSNLVWIMGIAFCFVYAYCSNLFSLAPIVGAFAAGLVLRETDQFKTIEGGVKPVSHFFTPIFFVMVGAAVDVSVFNPFVSENIMVISIALILFVVAVIGKYASGYVVYEKDVRKSIIGVGMIPRGEVGLIFAKIGLAYGVFKTDLFSAVTAMVILTTFIVPPLLKWMFENESKEYESTESTV; the protein is encoded by the coding sequence ATGGAATACGTACAGCATTTATCAGTAGAAAATTTCATCCTTTATCTCCTGATAATCCTTGTTTTCGCCAAGGCCTTCGGTCGGCTGGCAGAAAAAATCGGACAGCCCTCGGTTCTCGGGGAACTTCTCGCCGGGGTAGTTCTGAGCGCAAGTGTTCTGGCGCTCATTCCTTCTACAGAAGGCATGGTCGGATACGATGTGTTTCACCTGCTGGCTGAAATAGGGGTTATCCTTCTTCTTTTCGAGATAGGTCTTGAGACCAGGATTGCAGATCTGATAAAAGTGGGTCCGGTCTCGGCGCTAGTAGCCATAGTCGGTGTGGTGCTTCCGTTTGTACTGGGATATTTTTGCGTAATTTATTTCCAGAAGTTCGCGATACTCAATCTTGAAGCCGGTATGGTCGGGCTTGTGGCCATAGTAATGGGTGCAACGCTCACCGCCACGAGCGTTGGAATCACGGCCAGGGTTCTAGCGGACCTTGACCAGCTCCAGACAAAAGAGGCCAGAATAGTTCTTACCGCAGCTATAATAGACGATGTCATCGGGCTTATTATTCTCGGGGTCGTAAGCGGCATAGTGAGTTCTTTTCAATCGGGCGGTGGAACAGAGCAGCTGACCCTCTCCTCGATCTCATTTATAACAGCTAAAGCTTTCGGTTTTCTCGCCGTTTCAATACTTCTGGGCAGGATTATCGCTCCTAGAATTTTCGAGTTTTTCGCCCGGATCGATAAGAGCAATCTAGTCTGGATCATGGGAATAGCCTTCTGCTTTGTCTATGCGTACTGTTCAAATCTTTTTTCTCTTGCCCCAATAGTCGGGGCGTTTGCGGCCGGTCTGGTTCTTCGAGAAACTGATCAGTTCAAAACGATAGAGGGAGGAGTGAAACCCGTTTCGCACTTTTTTACTCCCATATTTTTTGTGATGGTGGGTGCCGCCGTGGATGTTTCTGTGTTCAACCCCTTTGTATCTGAAAATATTATGGTAATATCAATCGCTTTAATTCTTTTCGTGGTGGCGGTTATAGGTAAGTACGCGAGCGGTTACGTGGTCTATGAAAAAGACGTGAGAAAAAGTATAATTGGCGTCGGAATGATCCCAAGGGGTGAGGTTGGGCTTATTTTCGCGAAGATCGGTCTTGCGTACGGCGTTTTCAAAACCGATCTTTTCTCCGCCGTCACGGCTATGGTAATACTGACAACCTTTATAGTGCCTCCGCTTTTAAAATGGATGTTCGAAAACGAAAGCAAGGAGTATGAGTCGACCGAAAGCACGGTCTAG
- a CDS encoding ATP synthase F0 subunit B, whose protein sequence is MRFYGLRTFLYAAIFALTVVPSADAAENMLSVDETLIIQLVIFLVGLFLLNRLVFRPLIGVWDRREELTAGTLREAEEMTRKAEGAIAEYNEKIAEARVQATETRNELRQQGQGESSRMLLSAREAAQAELEGARGTLESETAKIRADLQGEIESLAAEISNRVLRKGA, encoded by the coding sequence ATGAGATTCTACGGTCTTAGGACATTTTTATATGCTGCGATCTTCGCCCTGACGGTTGTTCCTTCGGCAGATGCCGCTGAGAACATGCTGAGTGTCGATGAAACCCTGATAATCCAACTTGTTATTTTTCTGGTAGGGCTTTTTCTGCTGAACAGGCTCGTGTTCCGCCCGCTTATCGGGGTTTGGGACAGAAGAGAGGAACTTACCGCGGGCACGCTTAGAGAAGCCGAGGAGATGACTCGCAAGGCCGAGGGTGCTATTGCCGAGTACAACGAGAAAATCGCTGAGGCGAGGGTACAGGCTACCGAGACAAGAAACGAACTCCGCCAGCAGGGGCAGGGTGAATCTTCAAGGATGCTTCTTTCGGCGAGGGAGGCCGCCCAGGCGGAACTCGAGGGCGCGAGAGGGACTCTTGAGAGCGAGACTGCGAAGATAAGGGCGGATCTGCAGGGCGAGATAGAATCGCTTGCGGCGGAGATAAGCAACCGTGTCTTGAGGAAGGGGGCGTAG
- a CDS encoding RDD family protein: MKCPECGYTSFDYLEECKKCGAALSPVPIFKYLYEDELSTEVVIERSVQPVADDVLAGVKTVGAMFELSPASDPQDEGLPEGELEDFLVFERDLGEEITEQEEQQEQEDQIEKESPPLLPHGMVPAAFGERLFAFSVDFLFTLCVAAAALFSGANLIGETFFPGFGEFVSIWGWVCLSAYVLATTYFIFLPSWCGTTLGNSLAGIRVVMRDGSAAGFQTNLLRWVGWIFSVTTVFTGFALSVFDPQRKTLSDRLCGTFVVRA, from the coding sequence ATGAAATGTCCTGAGTGCGGCTACACGAGCTTTGATTATCTTGAGGAGTGCAAGAAATGCGGGGCCGCCCTGTCTCCCGTACCTATTTTCAAGTATCTCTATGAAGACGAGTTGAGCACGGAGGTGGTTATTGAAAGGAGCGTGCAGCCCGTTGCCGACGATGTTCTAGCCGGGGTCAAGACAGTTGGGGCGATGTTTGAACTCAGCCCTGCGAGCGATCCTCAAGACGAAGGGTTGCCCGAAGGTGAACTTGAGGATTTTCTTGTTTTTGAAAGAGATCTGGGCGAGGAGATCACGGAGCAAGAAGAGCAGCAGGAACAGGAAGATCAAATAGAAAAAGAGAGTCCACCGCTCCTGCCCCACGGGATGGTTCCCGCGGCTTTCGGGGAGAGACTTTTCGCATTTTCCGTCGATTTTCTGTTTACTCTTTGCGTTGCCGCAGCCGCGCTTTTCTCGGGGGCGAATCTCATCGGGGAAACTTTTTTCCCGGGCTTCGGAGAATTTGTTTCCATATGGGGGTGGGTATGTCTTTCTGCTTACGTGCTGGCGACCACGTATTTCATTTTTCTTCCCTCCTGGTGCGGGACGACTCTTGGAAACTCGCTTGCGGGTATCCGCGTGGTGATGCGGGATGGCTCTGCTGCCGGGTTTCAGACGAATTTGCTCAGATGGGTCGGCTGGATTTTTTCTGTGACCACTGTTTTCACGGGTTTTGCGCTTTCGGTGTTTGACCCGCAACGTAAGACTCTCAGCGACCGTCTCTGCGGAACTTTCGTCGTGAGGGCCTGA
- the pyk gene encoding pyruvate kinase, whose amino-acid sequence MKPFRKTKIICTVGPSTSSYEMLMKMYEAGMDAVRLNMSHGTHESHLEVIKTVKSINREVGDSIALILDTQGPEIRTGVLQSDLHINQGDVITVSVRPDDVEESSIHINYEDIINEVQIGEKITVDNGLINLEVLEKDHGTMKCRVIDGGTMKSKRHVNLPGVKVNLPSITDKDKADIEFGVRNEVDYIALSFVREAQDVLELRELLGADGEGIKVISKIEDQEGVRNVEEIVEESDAVMVARGDLGIEMSIEELPDVQRVIVGKCQEKGKRVIVATHLLESMIDNPIPTRAEVTDVSNAVYEEIDALMLSGETTTGKHPIRSIEHLDKIALKAESLTSLQMGKLLVKQDLKQHIAASAVELAESIDAKCLIVITKKGLMAQLTTNCRPAKTTIHAVTFDSRIKRQLSLNRAVIAHRMDESEDPEGRIQEAFELLKRKRVLNLGDQVVLVSDVITTAGIDSIQLREIG is encoded by the coding sequence ATGAAACCATTTAGAAAAACGAAAATAATCTGCACCGTAGGCCCCTCCACAAGTTCGTACGAAATGCTGATGAAAATGTACGAGGCGGGTATGGACGCCGTGCGCCTCAATATGTCGCACGGCACTCACGAAAGCCACCTTGAAGTAATCAAGACGGTGAAATCCATAAACAGGGAAGTTGGAGACTCAATCGCCCTGATACTTGACACTCAGGGACCGGAGATCAGAACCGGGGTTCTGCAAAGCGACCTGCATATAAACCAGGGAGATGTAATTACAGTGTCCGTAAGACCTGATGACGTTGAGGAGTCTTCAATTCATATCAATTACGAAGATATTATCAACGAAGTTCAGATAGGAGAGAAAATAACCGTGGACAACGGTCTCATAAACCTTGAAGTGCTTGAGAAGGACCACGGAACCATGAAATGCAGAGTTATCGACGGCGGAACCATGAAGAGCAAACGCCATGTCAATCTGCCCGGGGTAAAAGTCAATCTTCCTTCAATAACGGACAAGGACAAGGCGGATATAGAGTTTGGAGTCAGAAACGAAGTCGATTACATAGCCCTTTCCTTTGTGAGGGAAGCACAGGATGTTCTGGAACTCAGAGAACTGCTGGGAGCCGACGGAGAGGGAATTAAGGTCATCTCTAAGATCGAGGACCAAGAAGGGGTGCGAAACGTAGAGGAAATCGTCGAGGAATCGGACGCGGTTATGGTTGCTAGGGGAGATCTCGGTATCGAGATGAGCATTGAGGAATTGCCGGACGTACAGAGAGTGATAGTCGGCAAATGCCAAGAGAAAGGCAAAAGAGTGATAGTCGCCACCCATCTTCTCGAATCAATGATCGATAACCCGATTCCTACCCGGGCGGAAGTAACGGACGTCTCAAACGCGGTCTACGAGGAAATCGACGCACTTATGCTCTCGGGTGAAACAACAACCGGAAAACATCCCATAAGGTCAATAGAGCATCTCGACAAGATAGCCCTAAAGGCGGAAAGTCTCACAAGTCTGCAAATGGGCAAGCTTCTTGTTAAGCAGGATCTCAAGCAGCATATAGCAGCTTCAGCGGTTGAACTCGCTGAATCAATTGACGCCAAATGCCTGATCGTAATAACGAAAAAAGGACTAATGGCTCAGCTGACAACCAATTGCAGGCCTGCCAAGACAACTATTCATGCGGTAACCTTCGATAGCAGAATAAAACGGCAACTGTCTCTGAACAGAGCCGTAATCGCGCATCGCATGGATGAATCCGAGGATCCCGAGGGAAGGATCCAAGAAGCATTCGAGCTTCTGAAGAGAAAACGGGTACTAAATTTGGGGGATCAGGTCGTGCTTGTATCCGACGTTATCACGACTGCCGGCATAGATTCAATCCAGTTACGAGAAATAGGATAA
- a CDS encoding DsbA family protein, whose product MRKEVFSRKARESVFATAVLTILAAVFLSPATLFALDNVDPGKLEYHFKNRYGVYLPSGFTVKAVKGKDSEMREFKEGKYEVGFPDGKSRSFPFLVSRDGKFLIMGNPPIVKVNEMEETGVKGVKQGSLASEGGQVPILVSGDRKTIMVGRLENLDKDPAAETAQKISLENVPSKGNPDAQVTVVEYSDFQCGYCAKAANEVADFLKDYQGKVRLFYKQFPLSFHKWAEDASIASLCVYDQANDKFWEIHDTIFEKQGEIKVADAKETFAEMARKLGVDMKKYNQCVESEETKRRVASEMDEGRSIGVSGTPTFVVDGFVISGGANMKAIRNAVDYRLSLKSESSGM is encoded by the coding sequence ATGAGAAAAGAAGTATTCTCCCGAAAGGCGAGAGAGTCTGTTTTTGCAACGGCTGTTTTAACGATCCTGGCGGCAGTTTTTCTTTCCCCCGCGACTCTCTTTGCGCTCGATAATGTTGACCCCGGAAAACTTGAGTACCACTTCAAGAACCGCTATGGGGTTTATCTTCCATCTGGTTTTACGGTAAAGGCGGTTAAAGGGAAAGATTCTGAGATGAGAGAATTCAAGGAGGGCAAATACGAAGTCGGATTTCCTGACGGTAAAAGTCGAAGCTTCCCGTTTCTTGTAAGTCGTGACGGGAAGTTTTTGATAATGGGCAACCCGCCCATCGTAAAGGTGAATGAGATGGAGGAAACGGGTGTTAAGGGAGTCAAGCAAGGGTCTCTTGCCTCAGAAGGTGGACAGGTTCCGATTCTGGTTTCAGGAGACCGCAAAACAATAATGGTCGGCAGGCTTGAAAATCTCGACAAAGATCCAGCAGCCGAGACCGCCCAGAAGATCTCCCTTGAGAATGTTCCTTCAAAAGGAAATCCTGATGCCCAGGTAACCGTGGTTGAGTACTCGGATTTTCAATGTGGCTACTGTGCCAAGGCCGCAAACGAGGTCGCAGACTTTCTCAAGGACTACCAAGGCAAAGTCAGATTGTTTTACAAACAGTTCCCGCTTTCGTTTCACAAGTGGGCCGAGGATGCCTCGATCGCCTCTCTTTGCGTGTATGACCAAGCAAACGACAAATTCTGGGAGATCCACGACACTATTTTCGAAAAGCAGGGAGAAATAAAGGTTGCCGACGCCAAAGAGACCTTTGCCGAGATGGCGCGCAAACTCGGGGTCGACATGAAAAAATACAATCAATGTGTTGAATCCGAGGAAACCAAGCGGAGGGTCGCTTCGGAAATGGATGAGGGCAGATCGATCGGGGTAAGCGGCACTCCGACATTCGTGGTTGACGGCTTCGTGATTTCGGGAGGGGCCAACATGAAAGCGATTAGAAACGCCGTGGATTATCGACTTTCCCTGAAGTCTGAAAGTTCCGGGATGTAG
- a CDS encoding F0F1 ATP synthase subunit alpha, producing the protein MQELRAESIGEILRNRIKGYERKVDTEEVGTVISVGDGIARVYGLDQAVAGELVEFDGGITGLVLNLEEDNVGVALFGEDSHLSEGGMVKRTGRIAEVPVGDALGGRVVDALGRPIDGLGEIAAAETRQIEVKAPGVIYRQSVNEPLQTGLKAVDSMIPIGRGQRELILGDRQVGKTAIAIDTIINQKEENVHCIYVAVGQKQSTVAQVVDKLKEHDAMKYTTIVSATASTPAPFQFLAPFSGCAMGEYFRDTGRHALIIYDDLTKHAWSYRQLSLLLKRPPGREAYPGDVFYLHSRLLERAAKMRDEDGGGSLTALPIIETQAGDVSAYIPTNVISITDGQIYLESDLFYSGVRPAINVGLSVSRVGGSAQIKAMKNIAGTLRLELAQYREVEAFAQFASDLDRVTQNQLARGSRLVEALKQDQYEPQAVEKQILIIFAVTNGYVDDYPVSAVRKYERELSSFMESKHPQHLAEIKEKKVVSDELEEKLAVALDELKNQLGELA; encoded by the coding sequence ATGCAGGAACTAAGAGCAGAGAGTATAGGCGAGATTCTGAGAAACAGGATAAAGGGCTATGAACGGAAAGTTGATACCGAAGAAGTCGGGACGGTTATTTCCGTCGGCGACGGTATCGCTAGGGTTTACGGTCTTGATCAGGCGGTAGCGGGAGAGCTCGTCGAGTTTGACGGCGGAATCACCGGACTTGTTCTTAACCTTGAAGAGGATAATGTCGGTGTCGCTCTTTTCGGAGAGGATTCCCACCTGAGCGAAGGAGGAATGGTAAAGCGAACGGGACGCATCGCCGAGGTGCCTGTCGGAGACGCTCTCGGCGGAAGGGTGGTCGATGCTCTCGGAAGACCGATTGACGGTCTCGGAGAAATAGCCGCCGCTGAAACAAGGCAGATCGAGGTGAAGGCCCCCGGAGTTATTTACCGCCAGTCGGTAAACGAGCCCCTTCAGACGGGACTTAAGGCCGTTGATTCCATGATACCGATAGGAAGAGGCCAGAGAGAACTTATTCTGGGAGACCGTCAGGTCGGAAAGACCGCTATCGCGATCGATACGATAATAAACCAAAAAGAAGAGAATGTTCACTGCATATACGTTGCCGTAGGACAGAAACAGTCAACCGTGGCTCAGGTAGTCGATAAGCTCAAGGAGCACGACGCCATGAAGTACACGACAATAGTTTCCGCCACGGCCAGCACTCCGGCTCCTTTTCAGTTCCTCGCTCCTTTTTCCGGCTGTGCCATGGGAGAATATTTCAGAGACACCGGCCGACACGCGCTCATAATATACGATGATCTGACGAAACACGCGTGGTCCTACCGCCAGCTTTCGCTTCTTCTAAAGAGACCGCCGGGACGCGAGGCTTACCCCGGAGATGTTTTCTATCTTCACTCGAGGCTCCTTGAGCGCGCCGCCAAAATGAGAGACGAGGACGGAGGCGGCTCCCTTACGGCGCTTCCGATAATCGAAACCCAGGCGGGTGACGTGTCCGCCTACATTCCCACGAACGTGATTTCCATCACCGACGGGCAGATATACCTTGAGAGCGATCTTTTCTACTCGGGTGTGCGACCCGCCATTAACGTCGGTCTTTCGGTTTCAAGGGTGGGAGGAAGCGCTCAGATAAAGGCGATGAAAAACATCGCCGGAACACTGAGGCTTGAGCTTGCCCAGTACAGGGAAGTCGAGGCGTTTGCGCAGTTCGCTTCCGACCTTGACAGGGTAACACAGAACCAGCTTGCCCGCGGAAGCAGGCTTGTCGAAGCCCTCAAACAGGATCAGTACGAACCACAGGCGGTTGAAAAGCAGATCCTGATCATATTTGCAGTTACAAACGGCTATGTTGACGACTATCCGGTATCCGCAGTGAGAAAATACGAGAGGGAGCTTTCTTCTTTCATGGAATCGAAGCATCCTCAGCATCTTGCGGAGATAAAAGAGAAGAAAGTTGTTTCGGACGAACTTGAGGAAAAGCTCGCAGTAGCGCTTGACGAGCTTAAAAACCAGTTGGGCGAGCTTGCCTGA